In the genome of Entelurus aequoreus isolate RoL-2023_Sb linkage group LG15, RoL_Eaeq_v1.1, whole genome shotgun sequence, one region contains:
- the gcm2 gene encoding chorion-specific transcription factor GCMb isoform X2, with amino-acid sequence MSRAEEREETDCVCSFGMKSTWDINDPKLPQDTKHFDGFQEWTDGYVRYIYSAEDKNAQRHLSGWAMRNTNNHNCQILKKSCLGVVVCSRGCTLSDGSRLQLRPAICDKARQKQQKKVCPSCTGALELLPCRGHSGYPVTNFWRVDGKAIFFQAKGVHDHPRPESKSETEARRSSVKRRVNSPPFAPKKRLIESQTLGPALLSCVESADRISFIEPTFPQHYPAFQSTEPYYNHHNTLGETSPGLQKTASPRLYMGRPSYEFPGYLTSPSYPVTSEFCDPRVAPVLGCPTSSASAPLSSSSSSFDPSPKPGWKDLLKTSAPYSDNHHYYSTDYPCRYTGNTPGSPAALQTIITTTTKPEVVQTKTERADAYDYRYSYANTYRYDDY; translated from the exons ATGTCCCGAGCGGAGGAGCGCGAGGAGACAGACTGCGTTTGCTCTTTCGGGATGAAGTCCACTTGGGACATCAATGACCCCAAACTCCCTCAG GACACAAAGCATTTTGACGGCTTCCAGGAGTGGACTGATGGTTACGTGCGTTACATCTACAGCG ccGAGGACAAGAATGCTCAGCGCCACCTGTCGGGCTGGGCCATGAGGAACACCAACAACCACAACTGTCAGATCCTCAAGAAATCGTGCTTGGGTGTGGTGGTGTGCTCGCGGGGCTGCACTCTCTCCGACGGTTCCCGACTGCAGCTGCGTCCCGCTATCTGCGACAAGGCTCGGCAGAAACAACAAA AGAAAGTGTGTCCGAGCTGCACTGGTGCTCTGGAACTGTTGCCGTGTCGAGGTCATAGCGGATACCCGGTCACCAACTTCTGGAGGGTGGACGGGAAGGCCATCTTCTTCCAG GCCAAAGGGGTCCACGACCATCCAAGGCCAGAGTCCAAATCTGAGACAGAGGCTCGGAGAAGTTCAGTGAAAAGACGAGTTAACTCGCCGCCTTTTGCACCAAAAAAGCGACTCATTGAATCTCAG ACTCTCGGCCCAGCCCTTCTCTCCTGTGTGGAATCAGCAGACAGGATCTCCTTCATCGAGCCAACATTCCCCCAGCATTACCCAGCATTCCAAAGTACAGAACCTTACTACAACCACCATAACACTCTAGGAGAGACATCACCCGGTCTGCAGAAAACAGCTAGTCCTAGACTCTACATGGGCAGGCCCAGCTACGAGTTCCCAGGGTACCTGACCTCACCTTCATATCCAGTTACCTCAGAGTTTTGCGATCCCAG GGTGGCTCCAGTCCTTGGCTGTCCAACATCCTCAGCATCAGCTCccctttcttcttcctcttcctcctttgACCCCTCACCAAAACCGGGCTGGAAAGACCTACTGAAGACCTCTGCCCCTTACAGTGACAACCACCATTATTACAGTACTGACTACCCCTGCCGCTACACAGGAAACACCCCGGGTTCACCCGCTGCACTGCAGACCATCATCACCACTACAACTAAG